The region CTGTTCCTGGGCGCCCCCCGGCCCATGTGCCCCCGCCCTTTGCCTGCAGGATCATGCGTGCACAGCCTAGTGTGGTGCTGAGCGCCGCACAAACCGTGGCCGCCAGGATGTCGCCCTTCGTGCGCCAGATGGACTTCGCCATCGACTGGACTGCGGTGGAGGCGGGACGCGCACTGTACAGGTGCAGCCCCCGCCTCTACCTCTTTCTTCAGGTCCTGCCTACCTGCCTACTCTGTCTGacacctgcacccccaccccaggcagggCGACCGTTCAGACTGCACCTACATCGTGCTCAACGGGCGGCTTCGTAGTGTCATTCAGAGAGGCAGCGGCAAAAAAGAGCTGGTGGGCGAGTACGGCCGCGGGGATCTCATAGGAGTGGTGAGCGTGGCCCCAACCACTGACCTCTAACCTCTCCTAGTCCAGGTTCCCGCCACTCCCAACAAGTATTTCATCCCAGGCAACAGGATGGGGCACTGAACGCGCCCTCCCCCGCCTCTAACCTCATGTACTCCACTATCTCCAGCTGCTTTCCATGGGGCGGGGAGATGGGGGAAACCTCATCAGCGTAGTGAGGGACCCTCAACCGGTGTGGAACTCTGTCCTCCTGGCCTCTCTTTCCCCGAGCTCCGAGATGGATAGAGAGGCTTAGTTCCGCCTTCTGTCTGCACCCACAGTCGACCTTCCCCTTATCTATCAGCCTCCTGGCTCATGCAGCCGTGGTCACGCACTTGGTCCCCTAGGTAGAGGCGCTGACAAGGCAACCACGTGCCACGACGGTGCACGCGGTGCGCGACACGGAGCTGGCCAAACTCCCCGAGGGCACCCTGGGCCACATCAAACGTCGATACCCGCAGGTGCAGCTCGCTGGGCTGGGGGCTGTTCTCCTAATGGGGGTGGGACAGATGAGTGGGGGTGTGGCGCTAGAGGAGGCGGGGCCTaatgggtggggaggaggttcGGGTACGGTGGAGCCCTAGGGAGGAGCTGAAACCTCTAAGTGAGGGGCGGGGCCCAGGTAACGGACCCAGGCGCCCTGGTCAAGGAGGAAAAGGTGGTACTCGCAGAATTGCTCCTGCAGTCTCACTGGACTGCCGGCCTCCAACGCCCCAGGTCGTGACCCGCCTCATCCACCTGCTGAGTCAGAAGATTTTGGGGAATTTACAGCAGCTGCGAGGACCCTTCCCAGGTAGGAGCCTGCAGGCGCCAGGGAGTACTGGAGGATGTAGTCCAACGCAGAATGTGCTGGGGGAGGGAGCATTGAGCCCAGGGCATTCTGGGAGGTGGAGTCCAGCGTATAATCTGCTCCAGGTGGAGTTTGAAGCAGGAAATTGCAATCCGAGTTCTGGTGCATGCTGGGGGATGAAGTTCGGGTTCCTGGGCATGCCGGGAAATGGAGTCCTGGACCCAGGGCTGCTTGTTAGTGGAATCTAAAGCGTCAGTCATGATGAGAGGTGGGGTCTTGGGGGCAACGTTGGTTCTGGGTGTCAGAGCTGGTTAGAGGATGGAGTCCACCTACTAGGAAAGGAAGACCTAGACTAACGTGTGCTGGGAACTGTAGTTTGTGGGGTGTTGTTTGGGGCCTAGGGTATATTGGGAAGTGACTTCAATAGGTTACCAACATGGTGGGAGATGTGGTTCCTGGTCCTGGTGGATGCTGGGAGTCGTATTTCTCAGTTTCAGTGCATGCTGCGAGGTGTGGTTCCCTTCCAGGGCATACTGGGAGGTGAAGTTTCCTAGCTAGGATATACTGGAAAGTGGTCAGATTCGAGGCGTGCAGAAATATGGGCCCGAGGTTTTCGGTTATGGTGACCTGACCCTAGGCAACCTCTACTTTCCTCCCCCCCCCCTCCGCCCCGCCCTGGGGGCTTCTGCCCAGGCAGCCCTGACACCTGGATCTCTGGGGTGGGGCCAGGGTGAGCCGTGGCCAGGAACCATCCCTACGCCCAGGGTCTTCCCCGACAGACTTTCCCCCAGTCCTGCACTCTGCGCCCAAGTACACTTTCACTCCCACTCTGCTGGCAAGACCACCCTTGGTGTGATTCTGGGGCAACTCCGGGGGCAGGGACTTGAAAAATCTCAGACCCCTGAGAACCTCTCTGTGATGCTACAAAGACCGAGTTTCTAGTGAGCATCTAGTGTGTGCTGGGCATCCTGCGGGGTGCAGGGTGGTGGGGGAGTACACAAACAAAGCCCCTAGAAGGGTTCACGGCTTGGCTTGCAAGATAACAGcctttaaaatacaaagaaagagcaCAAAGTCAGCTAAGGTACTGTGTAGAAAACAAAAGAGAGTCTTGATGGGGCGTGACTAACCTAAGGAGGCAGGGTTTTCTGAGGACAATGAGCAGAGACTTGATAAATgagatggaaccagatgctgCAGGACTCCGACAGGGTTTGGTGGTATTGTAACACTTCAAGGGGGAAAGTGAGTGAGGGGGAGGAATGGGCCAGGGTAAGTCTTGTAGGAACCAGAAAGGCATTTGAACTTGTTTAGATTGTTATaatctgagcagactctgggagatagtgatagacaggaaagcctggcatactgcagttcatggggtcccaaagaatcagacatgacttagcaactgaacaacaagactaTTATAGGAATTGGTGAAGGAGAAGAGGCAGTGAGAGGTCTGATCAAGAGATTGGGGTCGATGTTTTAGTCTAAGGTGTATGCAGAGAAGCTGAGACGCAATAGGTGGGTCAGAAACATCTTTATCTCAGTCTAGTTCTGTGTTCAAGTCCTTTTAGTGGACAGAGACCCCCCCACTCCACCCAGGCAAGAATGGGTAGGGGCACAGATCAAGTCCATGTAGGCAGAGTGGAAAACAGAAAGGGTTATACAGTTGTGTAATGGATCCCCCTGAGGAGATTGGGCCAAAACTGAGGGTCAAATAGCCAGATCTTATCAAGGACAGTGATTGAGGCTGTGGGGCTAAGATTGAGACCATGACCTTCAGTATGGCGTCACTAAGCCTCAGCTGAGGGACAAGAAGAAGGGATTTCTGAGAAGGTGGGGGAGAGCTGACCTTTCCAAACACAGGACCAACAGCAAATACCATCCTTTGGGGTCTCAGCAGGTTCGGGACTAGGTGTCCCCCCTCACTCGGAGCTCACCAACCCTGCCAGCAACCTGTCAACAGTGGCAGTGCTGCCCGTGTGTGCTGAGGTGCCCATGGTGGCCTTCATGCTGGAGCTGCAGCATGCTCTGCAAGCCATTGGTCAGTCATGGGCAAGGGCAGGCCTTTGGTCTGTGTGGGGCAAGGCGCGTGCGGGTGGGGGCATTGGTCAAGGAATGGAGATGCCTTGGTGGGTTAGGGTGGAGGTGGAGCTGGAACAAGGCCCTGTAAGCCAAGTAGGTGGCATTCTCTCATGAGAGAGGCCCCACCTTTGTTGGCCCAGGTTCCTAAACACCCTTCCTCACTCATCCATCTCCAGGCCCCACGCTCCTCCTCAACAGTGACATCATTCGGGCCCGCCTGGGGGCCTCTGCACTGGAcaggtgtgtgttgggggtaTGGGGACGGGGAGCACAGGGGTGAGCTCAGAACGTAGGATTCTTTCAGTCTCATTTGAGTTCTAGGCTGTGAAACAAGGAGCATGGGCCCCCATCCCTCTGGTCACTGGGGAGACAGTGGGGTGAATCGGTCCCTAGAGGACACAGTCGTGTCTAGGCCTTGAATGTCCACATCCACATCCCCACAGCAGTGGAGCTACATGGTCTCTGAGGGCAGGGACCCCTGACCAGCCCCAAGAtgaccctccccactcccaccctagCATCCAAGAATTCCGGCTGTCAGGGTGGCTGGCCCAGCAGGAGGACACGCACCGCATCGTGCTCTACCAAACAGACACATCGCTGACACCCTGGACCGTGCGCTGCCTGCGCCAGGCCGACTGCATCCTCATCGTGGGCCTGGGCGACCAGGAGCCCACACTCGGCCAGGTCCGGAGACCAGGCACAGTGACCCGCACCCCCGGGATCCCGCCCCAGGCCCTTGGGTGCCTGTGCTGGGCCATGTGCACCTTCACCAGTGGGGCTAGGTGACCAGAAACCCAGGGGGCCaggtgtggggggcagggaggaaacCACCGGTGAGAGTGACTTCCGTGCTCCCCACTCCTCCGCCTACCCCCATGCAGCTGGAGCAGATGCTGGAGAACACAGCAGTGCGCGCCCTCAAGCAACTGGTCCTGCTGCACCGCGAGGAGGGCGCAGGCCCCACGCGCACTGTGGAGTGGCTCAACATGCGCAGCTGGTGCTCGGGACACCTGCATCTGCGCTGTCCGCGCCGCCTTTTCTCACGCCGCAGCCCGGCCAAGCTGGTGAGGGGTGCTGCGGGGCGCGGGTCCACTGGCAGAACCCTTCGAGGGCGTGGCTAGTGGAGGGGCATGGCTTAGAGGCCAGAGGGGCGTGGCGGTGTGTTGAAGGTCCAGAGGGTGCCTCCTACACCCCCATACTTATGCGCCATGTCTCTCTCCCCTCATGCCAGCACGAGCTCTACGAGAAGGTTTTCTCTAGGCGCGCAGACCGGCACAGCGACTTCTCCCGCCTGGCGCGGGTGCTCACAGGCAACACCATCGCCCTGGtgctgggcgggggcggggccaggtGAGGGGTGTGGTCAGTGCCGGCAGGGGCGGGGCCAGGTGCCTTGAGGACTGGAGCTGACTCCCAGAGTGGGATCCCACAGCACCACGTTCCTTGCtggtgggggagcctggaggaGATTCCTGGGGGTGGGGCTTAGGGATCCCAGCAAGTCACTGAGTCTCCTCCACCGTGCAGGGGCTGCTCACACATCGGGGTGCTGAAGGCATTAGAGGAGGCGGGGGTCCCCGTTGACCTGGTGGGCGGCACGTCCATCGGCTCCTTCATCGGGGCCCTGTACGCCGAGGAGCGGAGCGCCAGCCGCACTAAACAGCGGGCCCGGGAGTGGGCTAAGGTGTGTGTTACAGGGAGGGGTTGGGGAGGTGGTGGGGAAGGGttcccccaccccaggagcaCCCTGAAAAACCTGACCTCAGAGGGGCTTCTGGATTTCTCCTGACCCTCCCTGACTTAATCCTGTGAAGCCCATCCGGATTCTTATAGTGATACCTCCAGGACCTTTAATGACCCCTGTGACTTCTGGGCTAGTGATCctagctcccagctcccagctagAACAATCAAGACCCTTAGGGACCTACTAGTCAGTGACCCCCAAGTGACTCCTGTTTGACCCCAGCTCTCCCCTTGTCCCTAGAGCATGACTTCGGTGCTGGAGCCCGTACTGGACCTCACCTACCCCGTCACCTCCATGTTCACGGGGTCAGCCTTCAACCGCAGCATCCACCGTGTCTTCCAGGACAAGCAGATCGAGGTGCATGCTTCCttcatgccccccacccccacccctccccatagGCGTCCCCAGTCCTCCTGGATCGCGGCTTCTGTTCCTGCAGGACCTGTGGCTGCCGTACTTCAACGTGACCACAGACATCACCTCCTCGGCCATGCGTGTTCACAAAGATGGTGCGTGCCCCCAGGCGGCCCAGCCACAACCACTGGGGCCGTTTGGGGAGTGGGTGCTGGGGGTGGGCAGCCAAGTTGTTAACATGAGTGACCATCCCTCCTGGCCTGATTGCTGAGCACTAACCGTCACCCACTAATGCCCCATGGGGCCCCAGGTATGTCTGTCCTggggagggcggggggggggttgGGAGACTTGTCGGGCGcctcaccccctcaccccccgtcCCCGCAGGCTGCGTGTGGCGCTACGTCCGGGCCAGTGCCTCCTACTGCCCCTACCTGCCCCcgctctgcgaccccagggacgggCACCTGCTGGTGGATGGGTGCTTCGTCAACAACGTGCCAGGTCAGCGAGCCCACGGGGCTGGCCGGGCCTCTGAGTGCGTCTGAGTGTgcctgtgcgtgtctgtgtctgtgtgtcccgCCGGGCAGGCTCCCTGTGGCGATACGTGCGTGCCAGCATGACGCTCTCGGGCTACCTGCCGCCGCTGTGCGACCCCAAGGACGGGCATCTCCTCATGGATGGCGGCTACATCAACAACCTGCCAGGCAAGTAGCCACCTGCTCGTCCTCCTGCGCGGACACACGGGCGAGCTCACAGCCGGTATGTGCATGTGTAGGATGCACGCATATGCTGTGTTGGACAGGCACATACACTCACAGATGGGCGGGGTGCCTCCACCACCAGCTTTCTATCACACCTGCTGACTTCAAGCATGCAGATAAGAGGCAGGGGCATTTGCAACTTAAAATTCCATACACACAGAAGCGTGCAAACACAAGTAGACACCTATGCTGGCTACACAGATGCTTGAGGTCCCATAAGCCGGGGATCCACATAGTTTGCTTGCACGCCAAGTTCGGCCCCCTGcctgattttataaataaagttttattggcacacagccacTCCCAGTCATTTACCTTTTGTCTGTGGCTGTGTCTGTGCAGCAGAGTCAAATAGTTGCATCAGAGACCACACGGCCTAAAAagccaaaataatttttcctctgaCCTTTTATGGTTTGCCAACTCTGGCACAGGCAGTCCATATAGATACATGCACTCACACAACCACATTCACGTGAGCAGGTGTGTACAAACTCTGGTGCACAGGCATGCTTGGATGCACAAGGAAACATAGACAGACGTTGATCTAGGGACATGTGAAAGGAATACAAACAGTACTGGGTGTGTGTACAGAGGAGTACCCCACCCAGAGGTGGGTGTATTCACAAACATACAGACAAGAGatgcatatatctgataaaggtgCATatggcacgcacacacacacaaaaatttgtgAGGGACACAGGCAGTCTGATGGAGACTCAGAGTGGGCGAGTGGGCATGGCTATCAGACCTGTCCACAGGCACCCCCAGACCTACGCAGGGACCCTCACTGGGGCACACAGACTGTGACCACAGCACCCCACACACACTGTACCATCACTCCACCCTTCACCCTATCCATCCTGCTCCCCTGAATCTCCGTCAACCAGCTCTTTGCTCTCTGTCTCTTGCCTCAGTCTTGAGGTCTCTGGTTCCACCTGGATCCTCTTTCCTTCCATATCTCTGGCCAGTGACGTCTGTCTCTTTCTCCCACCCATCTCTGTTGCTGTCTCTGGTCCCCTGTGTTTCTCTTCCCTTGGCTGTGTCTCCtggtgtctttttttgtttttagctgctctgggtcttcattgtggtatgCGGGCTCCTTGGTGAGGTATTTagactttctttagttgcagtgcaaCAGGGCTTTTccagttgtggcacaagggcttaggtgccctgcggcatgtgggatcttagtttcctaaccagggatcaaactcatgtcccttgcattggaaggtgaattcttaaccactggaccaacagggaagttcgTCTCTGGGTGTCTTTATTCCCACATCTCCCTGTCAGTTTCCTTCCACCCCTGTCTCCCTGCATCTCGGACCCTCTGTCTGTTTCCATGACTCTGATCGGTTCACCTTTCTTTCCTGATGTCCTTActatactctctctctctgtcactctCCTTCCATGTCTCTGTTTCCCATTCATCTGACTTCGTGTCTCTTTCCACAGTGACTTTGTCCCTGTGCCCCATCTTCTCTCTTCCCTTGGCCCTGGTTCCCCAAACGCCAAAGCTCCAACACCCGACCCCACTTCCCACACATCATCAGCCTCTACATCCATCCACACACACCCATTTGCAAGCCTGCATGTCGTTCGCATGGTTTTTTTGCATGACCATGTGAGTGATGGTGTTTGTGGGACTGGGTTGATCTTCCCTGCCCCGGTACTGGTGGGGAGCCCCCGGCTGACTCCCTGGCCCCACAGCGGACATCGCCCGCAGCATGGGTGCCAAGACAGTCATCGCCATCGACGTGGGGAGCCAGGACGAGACAGACCTTAGCACATACGGGGACAGCCTGTCTGGCTGGTGGCTGCTGTGGAAGCGGCTGAACCCCTGGGCAGACAAGATCAAGGTTCCAGACATGGCAGAGATCCAGTCTCGCCTGGCCTACGTGTCCTGCGTGCGACAGCTGGAGGTTGTGAAGTCCAGCTCCTACTGTGAGTACCTGCGCCCACCCATCGACTGCTTCAAGACCATGGACTTCGGAAAGTTCGACCAGATCTATGTGAGTTGGTGGGAGCCACCTGGTGACAGTGTGGTGGGCTGGCAGACCTTTACTCCCGAAAGCCCAAAGCCACAGAAGGGGAAATAGTCTAGGGCTCTATTTGGGATCTGGGGGCGGAAATAGAACGGTAATCAATTAGTGATGTCTACAATGAGTATCACAAGGGGTGTGGCTGCACATGCGCGGTGTATGAACTACCGGGGAAGTTGCGCTGCCTGAAGCACGGTATAGAGATTTCTAACACCATTTCTGTGTTGGTGGGAATAAGCACCACGGTCAATTAGTAATGTCTGCCACAGGTTTGTGATGCATTGAAAGCAGCACTGTGTAATGTGCCACTGATCCAGAAAAATGGATCATAGTGCATGCCAAGAGAAAATGATCAGAGCTGGGGGCTtccgtggtccagtggttaagattccgagCTTCTGCtccagggggcgtgggttcaattcctggccagggaactaggatcctgcctGCCgcatagtgcagccaaaaagaaaaaagaaagcatcagTAGCTGCCTGTCCAGTGCTCTGAGTAAAAAATGTTTGATGCCCTTTCCAGGCTCACTGGGAAGGCAAGCTGTGATGGATTAGTGATGTCTGTAGTGGCCATGGGAAATGGTGATGTTTAGGGGTATAGCATGTAtttgcaagggcttccctggtggctcagatggtgaagaatctgcccacagtgccagagacccaggttccatccctgggtcaggaagatccctggagaagggaatggctacccactccagtattcttgcttggagaatttcatggacagtggggactggtgggctacagtccatggggtctcaaacagtcaaacatgactgagcaattaacagttATTTGTAGAGCTTGAAATAAGCTTGCACACTGCCGCCTGTGTCCTTTGACACTTGACACACTCCGTGGTGctgagtgggggaaaaaatgtgctAAGACGGACTAGTAATGTTGGGCAGGGGCATAGGATCGAGGATGTGGGGATGAGTGTGCTAAGTGCACCCAACTCTGAACTTTAGTCTCAAATGCCAGCTCTTGAGAGCAGCAGGCTTCTGAGGGGCCAGAGGAGGGGCAAGCAGGGTGGGGATAAGCAGAGAGGAACATTCTGGGGGTCGCACACATGGCCCCaagcccctcccttcattttctGCAGGATGTGGGCTACCAGTATGGATCGACCGTCTTCGGGGGCTGGAGCCGGGGCGACAtcattgaaaagatgctcacagaCCGGCGGTCTGCCGACCTGAACGAGAGCCGCCGTGCAGACGTAAGCCTGCGCCCTCCTCCATCGGCAGGGCCCCTCCGACAACAGATTCTTCCCACCCCAGTTCACTCTggacccctccccctcccagcacccccccccccaacacacacacctcaGATGACCAGCCTCATCCACATCACCCGGCAGGTGCTCGCCTTCCCCAGCTCCGGCTTCACTGACTTGGCGGAGATAGTGTCCCGGATCGAGCCGCCCACCACGAGCTACGTTTCGGTTTCCGACGGCTGTGCTGATGGTGAGGGACCGAGGGCCACCCTAGGAGGGTGGGGACGGTATACGTGGCCGGGGAGGTCAGACCAGTCCTGAGCCGCGTCAACTTCACCCATGCCATTCCAGGGGAGGAGTCGGACTGCCTGACGGAGTACGAGGAGGACGCGGGCCCCGAGTGCTCACGGGACGAAGGGGGCTCTCCGGAGGGCGCAAGCCCCAGCACTGCCTTGGAGATGGTGAGAGGGGGGTGATCCGGGCCTCCCTCCCCCCGCCCGCGCAGCGGGGAGACTCTGCTGACGTGCCCCCCTGGCCTGGGCTGTGCGATGACACATGCAGGGCGTGGGGGGCCACCCCTTGTCCCCACAGGAGGAGGAGAAGTCGAACCTCCGGCACCGGCGCTGGCTGCCGCAGGAACCCTCCAGCCCTGCTGCGGATACCTGAGGACCTCGAGGGGTCCCCGCCTTGGGCTGGACAAGGGGTGAGCCCTGTGGGGATGGCTCACTCCCCCTCTGCCTGCTGCTATGCCTGTGACCCCTTGGGTCCCCCTTGACCCCCAGGGCCCACACACTGGACTGGCCTGTCCCCCCCTCCCCggcgtgggggaggggcagcactGCACTGATGACCCTCGATCAGTCACACCAATAAACCTTTCCCTCTTGGAAGTGGCCTTATGTCATCTTTGGGTTCAGGGGGCACCTCACTGCACCTTCTATGCTCAGGATGGCTGAGGCTGGCGCTGGAAACAGCCTTGAGCTTGTCACAGTGACCAGCGCTCCCAGCCTCCGGCTGAACATCCCCCACTCCCAGTGGGAGGGGCCTGCAGTCCCACTCGGTGCGGGCTCTGGACCACACGGCCTGCAGATGCTGTTGAGCCTCTCTGGGGATCACGGATGCCCATTCTGGCACCCCTCATTTTCCATACTGGGTTCCCACAGCCTTCCCCCCTTGACTAGTCCTACTGTGTGCAGAAGCTCCATGTTTTCTATGTATTCCTATTGTGTGTGCTCCTGAGCCTGGTCCCTAAAGGACGTCCCATACATACACGCATGAATGGGGCTCAAGAACTTTACTCTCGGAGGCTCCCAGCCAGTTTCCTCTACTGTGAGCtgctggcctgttggggctcccCATCACTGACTCTCCCTCCCCGGAGCCGGAGCGGGGATGTGACAATGGGTGGGCTTATTCACAAGACTATCTTGTGGGCAGCGGGGAATCCTggatgattttttgtttgtttgtttagttgtgtgtgtatgttttactataaaatatacatagcatAGGAGACTTCCCTGTTCATCCAATGTTTAGgaccccatgcttccaatgcagggagcatgggttcgatccctgggtaaggaactaagatcctacatgccacgtggtatggccaaaaaaattaaataaaattttatatgtatatgtttttaattttttttctttttaattgaagtatagttggtttacaatgtcatgttagtttctggcacacagcagaattattcagttatatataagacatacattcattttcagattcttttcccttacagattattataagatactgaggatagttccctgtgctatacaatatgtccttgttggttatctggtttttttttttaataaagtgagAGTGAATGTTTTTATTGACTccctatttatttggctgtttggggttttcattgtggcatgcagaatcttcgtTGTGTCATGGGAGATTGTTCGTTGTGTCACACAGActctagttgcagctcacagacaTTACcaactgtggcacatgggcttagttgaccCTGGGcatgtgtgaagtgaaagtgttaggaccccgtggactgtagccggccagtctcctccatccatgggattttccaggcaagaatactggagtgtgtggccatttccttctccaggggattgtcccatttgtttaaaatgtattcttttttaaaatttatttatggctgctctgggtcttcattgcttttggtgcaggctttcctctagttgtgccAAACAGGAgctgctctttgttgtggtgcatggactgcTCATTGTTGTGGCTTCTTGTCATGAAGCACAGGGTTAGgcacacagacttcagtagtGGTGGCTCATGGGCCTAGTcaaaatcttcctggaccagagattgaacttgtgtACCctgaatggcaggtggattcttttccactgcgtCACTGGGGAAGtgcccacttgtttattttctgtttatatttccaTTACCCTAGGAGACAAATCTACAAAGATCTTTCTGTGGTTTCTAAGAGTGTCctccctatgttttcctctaggagtttcataggaTCCATTctcatatttaggtctttaatccattctgattttccttttgtgtatggtgttagagaattttctaatttcattcttttgcaggaaactgtccagttttcccagcacctcgtattgaagagattgtcttttttcctttgtatattcttgcctcctttgttgtagattaattgaccatagatgcATGGGTTAAAGCCTCTTTTCTATGTGAGGTGACACATTCATAGGTTCCAGGAATTACATTTTTGGAGGGAACAGAAATTATTTTGCCTACCATAAGTTCCtaggagaagagaatgaaaacagcaacccactccagtattcttgcctggaaaattccattgacagaggagcctggcaggctacagtccatagagtcgcaaagagtcagacactactgagtgactaacactttcactttataagttCCCAAGTTCACAAGCTAAACCAACAGAAGACCCTCAGTGAATTATGGTTGTTACTAGGATGATCAGTAGGTCATTATTGACATTATGACTATTTATACCTGGAACTTCAGCATCTCGAGGGTAGGAACttagtctcctgtgtctccattgTTGAATCAATGATGGCTCCCTTCTGGTGAAAAACTTCTCAGCATGTCAGCACCATGGACAGCGAGGGTGCTCTCCAAGGTGCTCCCAAggcccacctccctctgccttcaCCTCCAAGCCTCTGACATCCCTGCCCCTTCCAGATCCTGCGGAACACATTAAGCTGAAAATTAAGCCCCGGTATGTACCCTGCAGATGTCTCCACTATAATTGCCCCCCCACTCCATGCTCACTTGTTCCTCCAATTCCACGAGCATTTCTTCTGCAACTCAAACTTTTCATAGATTCCTGCCTTGGAGCTCTTACTCTGTGTAGTTGAATAAGTCTATTCTCAAATACTGCCTCTTCAGATTGTCTGAAAGTACTGTCTAAATCAGTTTCCCCACTCCCACTGccctgttttcttgcctttttttctttttaaaaagtcttttggCAGCACTGTGCAGCATGCatgatcttagatccctgaccagggatcgaacccatactcccatattgggagcacagagtcccacAGAggggactcccagggaagtcccctccatgccttttttaaaaaataattttatttatttatttatggctgtgtgggtctttgttgatgtgcggctt is a window of Muntiacus reevesi chromosome 1, mMunRee1.1, whole genome shotgun sequence DNA encoding:
- the PNPLA6 gene encoding patatin-like phospholipase domain-containing protein 6 isoform X4 — its product is MGTSRAEPTVISGADLAPLDGVPGVPAPGEGLTGPVCDAQPVPFVPQVLGMMIGAGVAVLVTAVLILLLVRRLRVPKTPAPDGPRYRFRKRDKVLFYGRKIMRKVSQSTSSLVDASVSTTSRPRMKKKLKMLNIAKKILRIQKEAPTLQRKEPPPAVLEADLTEGDLANSHLPSEVLYMLKNVRVLGHFEKPLFLELCRHMVFQRLSQGDYVFRPGQPDASIYVVQDGLLELCLPGPDGKECVVKEVVPGDSVNSLLSILDVITGHQHPQRTVSARAARDSTVLRLPVEAFSAVFTKYPESLVRVVQIIMVRLQRVTFLALHNYLGLTNELFSHEIQPLRLFPSPGLPPRTSPVRGSKRMVNTTASEELRETPGRPSDPTGAPLPGTGVTQGDPVKPTSLETSSAPLLSRCISMPVDISGLQGGPRSDFDMAYERGRISVSLQEEASGGFQAASARTPSQEPREQPAGACEYSYCEDESAPGSCPFGPYQGRQTSSIFEAAKQELAKLMQIEDPTLLNSRVLLHHAKAGTIIARQGDQDVSLHFVLWGSLHVYQRMIDKAEDVCLFVVQPGELVGQLAVLTGEPLIFTLRAQRDCTFLRISKSDFYEIMRAQPSVVLSAAQTVAARMSPFVRQMDFAIDWTAVEAGRALYRQGDRSDCTYIVLNGRLRSVIQRGSGKKELVGEYGRGDLIGVVEALTRQPRATTVHAVRDTELAKLPEGTLGHIKRRYPQVVTRLIHLLSQKILGNLQQLRGPFPAGSGLGVPPHSELTNPASNLSTVAVLPVCAEVPMVAFMLELQHALQAIGPTLLLNSDIIRARLGASALDSIQEFRLSGWLAQQEDTHRIVLYQTDTSLTPWTVRCLRQADCILIVGLGDQEPTLGQLEQMLENTAVRALKQLVLLHREEGAGPTRTVEWLNMRSWCSGHLHLRCPRRLFSRRSPAKLHELYEKVFSRRADRHSDFSRLARVLTGNTIALVLGGGGARGCSHIGVLKALEEAGVPVDLVGGTSIGSFIGALYAEERSASRTKQRAREWAKSMTSVLEPVLDLTYPVTSMFTGSAFNRSIHRVFQDKQIEDLWLPYFNVTTDITSSAMRVHKDGSLWRYVRASMTLSGYLPPLCDPKDGHLLMDGGYINNLPADIARSMGAKTVIAIDVGSQDETDLSTYGDSLSGWWLLWKRLNPWADKIKVPDMAEIQSRLAYVSCVRQLEVVKSSSYCEYLRPPIDCFKTMDFGKFDQIYDVGYQYGSTVFGGWSRGDIIEKMLTDRRSADLNESRRADVLAFPSSGFTDLAEIVSRIEPPTTSYVSVSDGCADGEESDCLTEYEEDAGPECSRDEGGSPEGASPSTALEMEEEKSNLRHRRWLPQEPSSPAADT
- the PNPLA6 gene encoding patatin-like phospholipase domain-containing protein 6 isoform X8 encodes the protein MDAPLQTEMVLGMMIGAGVAVLVTAVLILLLVRRLRVPKTPAPDGPRYRFRKRDKVLFYGRKIMRKVSQSTSSLVDASVSTTSRPRMKKKLKMLNIAKKILRIQKEAPTLQRKEPPPAVLEADLTEGDLANSHLPSEVLYMLKNVRVLGHFEKPLFLELCRHMVFQRLSQGDYVFRPGQPDASIYVVQDGLLELCLPGPDGKECVVKEVVPGDSVNSLLSILDVITGHQHPQRTVSARAARDSTVLRLPVEAFSAVFTKYPESLVRVVQIIMVRLQRVTFLALHNYLGLTNELFSHEIQPLRLFPSPGLPPRTSPVRGSKRMVNTTASEELRETPGRPSDPTGAPLPGTGVTQGDPVKPTSLETSSAPLLSRCISMPVDISGLQGGPRSDFDMAYERGRISVSLQEEASGGFQAASARTPSQEPREQPAGACEYSYCEDESAPGSCPFGPYQGRQTSSIFEAAKQELAKLMQIEDPTLLNSRVLLHHAKAGTIIARQGDQDVSLHFVLWGSLHVYQRMIDKAEDVCLFVVQPGELVGQLAVLTGEPLIFTLRAQRDCTFLRISKSDFYEIMRAQPSVVLSAAQTVAARMSPFVRQMDFAIDWTAVEAGRALYRQGDRSDCTYIVLNGRLRSVIQRGSGKKELVGEYGRGDLIGVVEALTRQPRATTVHAVRDTELAKLPEGTLGHIKRRYPQVVTRLIHLLSQKILGNLQQLRGPFPAGSGLGVPPHSELTNPASNLSTVAVLPVCAEVPMVAFMLELQHALQAIGPTLLLNSDIIRARLGASALDSIQEFRLSGWLAQQEDTHRIVLYQTDTSLTPWTVRCLRQADCILIVGLGDQEPTLGQLEQMLENTAVRALKQLVLLHREEGAGPTRTVEWLNMRSWCSGHLHLRCPRRLFSRRSPAKLHELYEKVFSRRADRHSDFSRLARVLTGNTIALVLGGGGARGCSHIGVLKALEEAGVPVDLVGGTSIGSFIGALYAEERSASRTKQRAREWAKSMTSVLEPVLDLTYPVTSMFTGSAFNRSIHRVFQDKQIEDLWLPYFNVTTDITSSAMRVHKDGSLWRYVRASMTLSGYLPPLCDPKDGHLLMDGGYINNLPADIARSMGAKTVIAIDVGSQDETDLSTYGDSLSGWWLLWKRLNPWADKIKVPDMAEIQSRLAYVSCVRQLEVVKSSSYCEYLRPPIDCFKTMDFGKFDQIYDVGYQYGSTVFGGWSRGDIIEKMLTDRRSADLNESRRADVLAFPSSGFTDLAEIVSRIEPPTTSYVSVSDGCADGEESDCLTEYEEDAGPECSRDEGGSPEGASPSTALEMEEEKSNLRHRRWLPQEPSSPAADT